From the Priestia koreensis genome, one window contains:
- a CDS encoding DinB family protein, whose protein sequence is MTYVKDLLSDQLLANANDRSWYEPFSVAVAQLSEEQAHWKPTHEVNSIAEIVQHLLYWNKTWQMRYMANDIHAVPSIGDNNKSFELGDALPFKEMKATLLSTLLNWQELMTESQLQDSVQGFSEDVHWWQVIGNVTTHNAYHVGQIIVLRKLQGSWHSHHVW, encoded by the coding sequence GTGACCTACGTGAAAGATCTATTGTCAGATCAGCTTTTAGCAAACGCGAACGATCGAAGTTGGTATGAGCCCTTTTCTGTGGCCGTTGCACAACTTTCAGAAGAACAAGCTCACTGGAAACCAACTCATGAAGTAAACAGCATTGCTGAAATTGTGCAGCATTTGCTGTACTGGAATAAAACATGGCAAATGAGATATATGGCGAACGATATTCATGCTGTTCCGTCTATTGGAGACAACAATAAAAGCTTTGAGCTAGGAGATGCCCTACCCTTTAAGGAAATGAAGGCCACCTTGCTTTCTACTCTTCTAAATTGGCAGGAGCTTATGACAGAGTCGCAGCTTCAAGATAGTGTTCAAGGGTTTTCAGAGGATGTCCACTGGTGGCAGGTAATAGGAAATGTAACGACACACAATGCTTATCACGTTGGACAGATTATCGTGTTAAGAAAACTTCAAGGA
- the cyoE gene encoding heme o synthase, producing MQSNANIYTNVEDSPTAEKESLLSILSQTVKVGIIKSNLIPMLAGLTLALYTYHYSLLPKLPNIILAFIGSALVIGAACAFNNLYDRDIDSVMERTKNRPTVTGAIKPATVMWLAIIMTIVGLGALYFASPLSSLMGFLGMFFYVVPYTMWTKRRTIYNTEVGSISGAIPTLIGWTAIKPDLSHPAIWGLFFIMLIWQMPHFYAIALRKYDEYKAANVPMLPVVKGMKRTYLQTNIYLVLLIASSFLMAPLSWGLTIVALILGVIWLILSLRIYNKADTKKWAKTLFIFSLIHMTALFSTVIVYSLIGMFL from the coding sequence ATGCAAAGTAATGCAAACATTTATACAAACGTAGAGGATTCGCCTACAGCGGAAAAAGAAAGCTTGCTCAGCATTCTTTCCCAAACCGTGAAGGTCGGAATCATTAAATCAAATTTAATTCCAATGCTCGCAGGTCTCACACTGGCCTTATATACGTATCATTACAGTTTGCTCCCAAAACTTCCGAACATCATTCTAGCATTTATCGGTTCGGCACTCGTTATTGGTGCAGCATGTGCATTCAACAATCTGTATGACCGCGACATTGATTCCGTCATGGAACGTACGAAAAATCGCCCTACCGTAACAGGTGCGATTAAGCCAGCAACGGTTATGTGGCTGGCCATTATTATGACGATCGTCGGACTAGGAGCACTTTATTTTGCATCTCCTCTGTCCTCATTAATGGGCTTTTTAGGAATGTTCTTCTATGTGGTCCCATACACAATGTGGACAAAACGTCGCACGATCTACAACACAGAAGTCGGCAGTATCTCTGGGGCCATTCCAACATTAATTGGTTGGACAGCTATTAAACCAGACCTTAGCCATCCGGCAATTTGGGGATTATTCTTCATTATGCTCATTTGGCAAATGCCTCACTTCTATGCTATTGCACTACGTAAATATGATGAGTACAAAGCAGCAAACGTACCAATGCTACCAGTTGTTAAAGGCATGAAGCGAACATACCTGCAAACAAATATTTATCTTGTACTATTGATTGCATCAAGCTTCTTAATGGCTCCACTAAGTTGGGGATTAACAATTGTTGCGCTGATCTTAGGTGTTATTTGGTTAATACTAAGCTTACGTATTTACAATAAAGCCGATACAAAAAAATGGGCAAAAACATTATTTATTTTCTCACTCATTCACATGACCGCGCTATTCTCAACGGTTATCGTGTACTCATTGATTGGAATGTTTTTATAA
- a CDS encoding alpha/beta fold hydrolase codes for MGKETIYKSEGKRLITQHYDNYLKSFDFDIEQIYVDTSYGKTHILVAGPPEGKPIFIFQGGNCINPMTLSWFLPLVDQYRVYAPDTIGHPGYSDENRMSAKDDSFAQWIKELMDYFTINSSAFVGPSYGAGIILRLATFMPDKIDCSVLVSPAGIRLGSKVRMVKDILLPLVLFKATSSQKYLNEITATMSDNGMRKMDKKIIGDVFKYIRLEQEMPKLTTKEELSHYSAPTLILAGRKDIFFPESKLNKVAREIIPNLIAFKTYDMGHFPSEENLVKINHDIVEFLKNHY; via the coding sequence TTGGGGAAAGAAACCATTTATAAAAGTGAAGGGAAAAGACTTATTACGCAACATTACGATAATTATCTAAAGTCGTTTGATTTTGATATCGAGCAGATCTATGTTGATACAAGTTATGGTAAAACACATATTCTTGTAGCAGGACCACCAGAAGGAAAACCCATTTTTATATTTCAGGGTGGTAATTGTATAAATCCAATGACGCTGTCTTGGTTTTTACCACTCGTAGATCAATACAGAGTTTATGCACCAGATACAATTGGTCACCCAGGATACAGCGATGAAAATAGAATGTCAGCGAAGGACGATAGTTTTGCGCAGTGGATAAAGGAACTAATGGATTACTTTACTATAAATAGTAGTGCATTTGTTGGTCCGTCCTATGGTGCAGGTATTATTTTAAGATTAGCCACATTTATGCCCGACAAAATTGACTGCTCTGTCTTGGTATCACCAGCAGGAATAAGATTAGGATCTAAGGTGAGAATGGTTAAAGATATCTTACTTCCCTTAGTCTTATTTAAAGCTACTTCATCACAAAAATATCTCAATGAAATAACGGCTACGATGTCAGATAATGGTATGAGAAAAATGGATAAAAAAATTATTGGAGATGTATTTAAATATATTCGACTTGAACAAGAAATGCCTAAATTAACTACGAAGGAAGAATTATCACATTATAGCGCACCCACTTTGATCTTGGCAGGAAGAAAAGACATCTTTTTTCCTGAAAGTAAATTAAATAAAGTTGCTAGAGAAATCATTCCAAATTTAATCGCATTTAAGACTTATGATATGGGACATTTCCCATCTGAAGAAAATCTAGTAAAGATTAACCATGATATTGTAGAGTTTTTAAAGAATCATTACTAA